The proteins below are encoded in one region of Phaseolus vulgaris cultivar G19833 chromosome 1, P. vulgaris v2.0, whole genome shotgun sequence:
- the LOC137816017 gene encoding secreted RxLR effector protein 161-like, with translation MAMIPYASVVGSIMYAQVCTRPDIAYIAGMLGRYQSNPSLDHWKAAKKVLRYLQGTKDYKLTYRRSDSLEVVGYSDSDFAKCKDDKKSTSGPLKLYCDNSAAVSFSNNNSSSGVGLYLDTKYLFVRERVEENKLCVEYISTKNMLADPMTKGLPPKVFEEHVSKMGLSKDLI, from the exons ATGGCGATGATACCTTATGCATCTGTAGTTGGAAGCATTATGTATGCTCAAGTCTGTACTCGTCCGGATATCGCGTACATTGCTGGAATGCTAGGCCGGTATCAATCTAATCCTAGTCTAGATCACTGGAAAGCAGCTAAGAAAGTACTGCGATATCTACAAGGCACAAAAGACTATAAGTTGACCTATAGGAGAAGTGACAGTTTAGAAGTGGTGGGTTATTCTGACTCTGATTTTGCAAAATGCAAAGATGACAAGAAATCCACTTCTGG GCCATTGAAgctttattgtgataactcaGCTGCCGTTAGTTTTTCGAACAATAACAGTTCGAGTGGCGTTGGATTATATCTTGATACAAAGTATTTGTTCGTACGTGAGCGAGTTGAGGAAAATAAGCTTTGTGTTGAGTATATTAGTACTAAAAATATGCTTGCGGATCCGATGACTAAAGGTCTCCCACCTAAAGTATTCGAAGAACATGTTTCGAAGATGGGATTATCTAAAGACCTTATTTAG
- the LOC137816018 gene encoding uncharacterized protein has product MGIETLTGENHSSWKDSLMLTLGMLDFDHALIEVAPLSLTDKSTPKDKMAYEKWQRSNKMCLMLIKNSISPIIRGGIPDSPNVKAYLASVEEQFQGTSKAHASTLILKLVTTKYDGRTGIR; this is encoded by the coding sequence ATGGGAATTGAGACCTTGACTGGTGAAAATCATTCTTCTTGGAAAGATTCCTTGATGCTGACTCTTGGGATGCTGGATTTTGATCATGCACTAATTGAAGTTGCTCCTCTTTCCCTCACTGATAAGAGCACTCCTAAAGATAAGATGGCTTATGAGAAATGGCAAAGGAGTAACAAGATGTGTCTTATGCTTATCAAGAATTCCATCAGCCCAATCATCAGAGGAGGCATTCCTGATTCACCTAATGTTAAGGCTTATCTAGCTTCTGTGGAGGAACAATTTCAAGGAACCTCTAAGGCGCATGCTAGTACTCTTATCTTGAAGTTGGTGACTACAAAATATGACGGGCGCACCGGCATTCGCTAG